Genomic segment of Corynebacterium appendicis CIP 107643:
TGCACTACGCCCTTCCCTCCCATTGGAAGATATTGAACTTCTGCGCCTGGGGGAGAGTTGATTGCAGAAGGGTCGTGCCAGATCGCGCTTTAACTCTTGAAATTATTTCCATTTTGGCTGAGCTAGTCTTGAGACGTCGATTGGCGTAGGAGATGGACCCTAGTAGTAAATCCGCAAGTTGCAGTTGTTCAACTTCGTGCGATTGGACGATCTGGAGCCTCTGAACGATCCGCTTGTCAAAATCGTGGCGTTTATTGGCCAGAATGTCGTGGAGTCGGCTTGCTTTTTCTCCGCCGCGGGTGTCCTTTTTATCGAGGTATATTCGATAGCTTGAATCCGGCTCGAGGAGCCTGACGATCAGCTGGTACATCATTTTGTAGTACCAGTCATCGTGCGTTTGGTTCCAATGGTCGTGGTTCAGGGAAGTTTTGTCGGCTACCACCGCACGGAATCTAAGGTCATCGTCGTCGAAAAAGTAATCGACTAAATCGAGGTAATAGTCTTCTTTCGCTGGCGAGACATTTGTCCACTTAATTTCAAACGCTGGGGGGATTCCGTGCTTTTGTTTGATTTCACGGATTCGGGTAGCGATCTCTCGAGTCTTTCCTAGCGGGCACATGACTGCGCCTAACACCATCACCGGTATCTCGTCCGCAGGCAAATGGCCACTTTCATCGCAGTAGATGTTAAATATCTCCGACATGGAGCACTCCTTCGAATCAAGCGATTTCTAAGACACTATAGAGTCCACGGTGTCCTCGGAAGTAAAGGTAATCAAAGGGCAGTGGCGGTCAGTTGGTTCCGATAGGGGTCATTGGTGGTTTATGACTCCATGAGCGGGATTTGCGTTGTTGATTCTCTGATAAACGGATTATTGTGATTCCCCAATCAATCCCCGGATTGCCTTCGACTTAGAAGGATCCCCCTCGTGAGTCTTAGATCTGCTGCCGCCCTGGCCCCTTCGTCTGCCTGCCATCAGGGTTTTCTTCAGGGTGGTGGAAAGTTACGAGTTTACCTGCGCGAAGGGTGGCTTCGCGGGCCGAGGTCTCGCGCGTGTAGGTGGCTGGGAACGTGCCTCTCATCGGTGGGGCTTCCAACCCCGAGCACCTAGCCACCCGGCACGTGTTTGGGACGTACTCTCAAGAGTTTCGCTCAAAAGTGTTCACATCCTCGGAGATCTTCCCGGCTCCGGGAGTTTTTCGGTGATCCCCGGGAAACTCAAGTTCTGAGCTCTGACGTCCACACTGACCTGCTTTTTTAGGGGCAACCCCAAAGCTTCCGGTGAGCTGGCGGGAGCCTTTTCCTGGGATCGCATGAAACAGTCGTCGGGGACTTCCTGCAGGTATTTGGTGCAAACCCGTACCTCGGTTTTTCGCCGGCGGGAGCCTCTTCATGCGGTCTCCGGTAAAAGCGCCCCCTACCCGACTAATTGATTGTCGCGCCAACATTTTCGTCCTCCGGCCATGGACCCGTTTTGGACACATTTTATTTTGATTCGGTAGTATTGCCTGGGATTTTGCCGAATTAGCGAATACCTCACTACCAGGGATTAGCCTGCTCTCCTGCATATTTGATCCGGTTTCTACCCGGCTGGTCGCGGGTTCGAATCCTGCTGGGGGCGCGTTGTCAACAATCGCGACATCGTTGACAGATCAGTCGCGACATGGTGGATAAACCAGCGCCTAGGTTCTCCCGGGTGCCGGTTTCAGGTATCGGGGCACTGCTTTCCACGAGCCGACACCCAAAGTTTTAAGAAGGTTCGAAAAACCATTCGAGAAAGCTGACAGCTTGGTTCATCCAGTTTCTTAGAGTGCGACATGCAGCGATTCAAAGGCCACAGGTAAGAAGACCGCGCTGAGATGCAAAGCCTTTCTCCACAGTGGCCCGTTCGCTGGGCGCTAGCGCCATATTTCTATCGACCATCCCCCTAGCCACGACGAGGCGGACAGTTCCTGAAAGGGCCAACACATGAGTACCGCATTCAACCCCAACCAGGGTGACCCGCAGTGGATCCAGAACCAGCAGCCACAGTGGGGACAGGGGCAGCCCCAGCCGGGCCAGGCTCCCCAGCAACCCCAGGCGCCCGAGCAGCCAAAGAGGAAGGGAGGCTGCCTGAAGTGGGGCGGAATCATTCTCGGCGGCCTGATTCTGATCGGCATTGGTAGCGCGATTGGCGGCGGCAGCGACAGTGCCGAAGAGCAAAGCTCCGCACCAGAAACCACCGCGATCGAATCCGCCGACGATGCGCCTGAAGCAGCGCCCGCCGACCAGCCAGACGAAAAGGCAGAAGAGGAGCCACAGGAGAAGCCGGAGGAAAAGAAGGAGGACGTTCCCCGCGAATTCAAGAGCGCGCTCAAGAAGGCCCAAACCTACTCTGACACGATGCATATGTCCGAAGCTGGTTTGTACGAGCAGCTCACGTCCGAATATGGAGAGAAGTTCAGCCCAGAAGCTGCCCAGTACGCCATCGAGAATGTGAAGGCG
This window contains:
- a CDS encoding DUF3800 domain-containing protein, which translates into the protein MSEIFNIYCDESGHLPADEIPVMVLGAVMCPLGKTREIATRIREIKQKHGIPPAFEIKWTNVSPAKEDYYLDLVDYFFDDDDLRFRAVVADKTSLNHDHWNQTHDDWYYKMMYQLIVRLLEPDSSYRIYLDKKDTRGGEKASRLHDILANKRHDFDKRIVQRLQIVQSHEVEQLQLADLLLGSISYANRRLKTSSAKMEIISRVKARSGTTLLQSTLPQAQKFNIFQWEGRA
- a CDS encoding Ltp family lipoprotein: MSTAFNPNQGDPQWIQNQQPQWGQGQPQPGQAPQQPQAPEQPKRKGGCLKWGGIILGGLILIGIGSAIGGGSDSAEEQSSAPETTAIESADDAPEAAPADQPDEKAEEEPQEKPEEKKEDVPREFKSALKKAQTYSDTMHMSEAGLYEQLTSEYGEKFSPEAAQYAIENVKADYNKNALEMAKTYQDTMEMAPDAIYDQLVSEYGEQFTPEQAQYAVDNLPL